From a region of the Castor canadensis chromosome 7, mCasCan1.hap1v2, whole genome shotgun sequence genome:
- the Col8a2 gene encoding collagen alpha-2(VIII) chain: MDAMQGAVTSLPYMLLLLLLLGCGPQVSSGGGTGGTAGYAPVKYVQPMQKGPVGPPFREGKGQYLEMPLPLMPMDLKGEPGPPGKPGPRGPPGPPGFPGKPGTGKPGLHGQPGPAGPPGFSRMGKAGPPGLPGKVGPPGQPGLRGEPGIQGDQGLRGPPGPPGLPGPSGITVSGKPGAQGVPGPPGFRGEPGPQGEPGPPGDRGLKGDNGVGQPGLPGAPGQGGAPGPPGLPGPAGLGKPGIDGLPGSPGDKGESGPPGVPGPRGEPGDVGPKGPPGIDGLGVPGVAGVPGPQGPAGPKGEPGTRGPPGLIGPTGYGMPGLPGPKGDRGPAGIPGLLGDRGEPGEDGEPGEQGPQGLGGPPGLPGSAGLPGRRGPPGPKGEAGPGGPPGMPGIRGDQGPSGLAGKPGLPGERGLPGAHGPPGPTGPKGEPGFTGRPGGPGAAGALGQKGDLGLPGQPGLRGPSGIPGLQGPAGPIGPQGLPGLKGEPGLPGLPGEGQVGEPGSAGPTGPPGVPGSPGLTGPPGPPGPPGPPGAPGAFDETGIAGLHLPNGGVEGAVLGKGGKPQFGLGELSGHATPAFTAVLTSPFPASGMPVKFDRTLYNGHSGYNPATGIFTCPVGGVYYFAYHVHVKGTNVWVALYKNNVPATYTYDEYKKGYLDQASGGAVLQLQPNDQVWVQMPSDQANGLYSTKYIHSSFSGFLLCPT; this comes from the exons ATGGATGCCATGCAGGGGGCTGTGACATCCCTGCCTTatatgctgctgctgctgctgctgctggggtgTGGGCCACAGGTGTCTTCTGGAGGTGGTACTGGTGGGACAGCAGGTTATGCCCCAGTGAAGTATGTGCAACCCATGCAGAAAGGACCTGTGGGACCGCCCTTCCGTGAGGGCAAGGGCCAGTACCTGG aAATGCCTCTACCACTGATGCCAATGGACCTTAAAGGAGAGCCTGGTCCCCCTGGGAAGCCTGGGCCTCGAGGCCCCCCTGGCCCTCCTGGCTTCCCAGGAAAACCAGGTACTGGAAAGCCAGGGCTCCATGGGCAGCCTGGCCCTGCCGGCCCCCCTGGCTTCTCACGGATGGGAAAGGCTGGTCCCCCAGGTCTCCCAGGCAAGGTTGGACCACCAGGACAGCCGGGGCTTCGGGGGGAACCAGGGATACAAGGGGACCAAGGCCTCCGGGGACCCCCAGGGCCCCCTGGCCTCCCTGGCCCCTCAGGTATTACTGTCTCTGGAAAACCAGGTGCTCAAGGGGTGCCAGGTCCCCCAGGATTCAGAGGAGAACCAGGGCCCCAGGGGGAGCCTGGACCCCCAGGAGATCGAGGCCTTAAGGGAGATAATGGAGTGGGCCAGCCAGGGCTTCCTGGAGCCCCTGGACAGGGGGGTGCCCCTGGACCCCCTGGTCTCCCTGGTCCAGCTGGCTTGGGCAAACCAGGCATAGATGGGCTACCTGGGTCCCCTGGAGACAAGGGGGAGTCTGGGCCTCCTGGAGTTCCGGGTCCTAGGGGAGAGCCAGGAGATGTGGGTCCAAAAGGACCTCCTGGGATAGATGGTTTGGGGGTGCCAGGGGTAGCAGGGGTGCCAGGGCCACAGGGCCCAGCAGGTCCCAAAGGGGAGCCAGGGACCCGGGGCCCCCCTGGCTTAATAGGCCCTACTGGTTATGGAATGCCAGGACTGCCAGGCCCCAAGGGAGACAGGGGACCAGCTGGGATCCCAGGGCTCTTGGGGGACAGGGGTGAGCCAGGAGAGGATGGGGAGCCAGGGGAGCAGGGTCCACAGGGCCTTGGGGGTCCCCCTGGACTTCCTGGATCTGCAGGGCTCCCTGGTAGACGTGGGCCCCCTGGGCCTAAGGGGGAAGCAGGACCTGGAGGACCCCCGGGAATGCCTGGCATTCGAGGGGACCAAGGGCCTAGTGGGTTGGCTGGGAAACCTGGACTCCCAGGTGAGAGGGGACTTCCTGGGGCCCATGGGCCCCCTGGACCAACTGGGCCCAAGGGTGAGCCAGGTTTCACAGGCCGCCCTGGAGGACCAGGGGCAGCAGGAGCCCTAGGGCAGAAAGGTGACTTGGGGCTCCCTGGGCAGCCTGGGCTGAGAGGCCCTTCAGGAATCCCAGGACTCCAGGGTCCAGCTGGCCCTATTGGGCCCCAGGGTCTTCCAGGTCTGAAGGGTGAACCAGGCCTGCCAGGGCTCCCTGGAGAGGGGCAAGTGGGGGAACCTGGCTCTGCTGGGCCCACAGGACCCCCTGGGGTCCCTGGTTCCCCAGGACTCACAGGCCCTCCTGGGCCTCCTGGGCCTCCTGGCCCTCCTGGAGCCCCTGGGGCCTTCGATGAGACTGGCATTGCAGGTTTGCACCTGCCCAATGGTGGTGTGGAGGGCGCTGTGCTGGGCAAGGGGGGAAAGCCACAGTTTGGGCTGGGTGAGCTTTCTGGCCATGCCACACCAGCCTTCACCGCAGTGCTCACCTCACCCTTCCCTGCTTCGGGCATGCCAGTTAAGTTTGACCGGACTCTCTACAATGGCCACAGCGGCTACAACCCAGCCACTGGCATCTTCACCTGCCCTGTGGGCGGTGTTTACTACTTTGCTTACCATGTGCACGTCAAGGGCACCAACGTGTGGGTGGCCCTGTATAAGAACAACGTGCCAGCCACCTACACCTATGATGAATACAAGAAGGGCTACCTGGACCAGGCGTCTGGTGGGGCCGTGCTCCAGCTGCAGCCCAATGACCAGGTCTGGGTACAGATGCCCTCGGACCAGGCCAACGGCCTCTACTCCACCAAGTACATCCACTCCTCCTTCTCAGGATTCTTGCTCTGCCCTACATAA